In the genome of Lathyrus oleraceus cultivar Zhongwan6 chromosome 4, CAAS_Psat_ZW6_1.0, whole genome shotgun sequence, the window AATTTGCTCTTGATACCATGTTAAAGTGTGATCACCATGAGAGAGAAAGAGATATtgaatttaaaaaatattatCATTGAATTAATTTGTGAAATGTGTTGAAGGCTTAATATATAGACCCCTTTGTGTAAGAAACTAACCGAAAAAGGAAAAAAGAGCCTATAACTAGGCTGACTAATACAGCACCTAAAAGTAACAAATActatatttataaaataaataaaaactcaCGTGATATATATTCCACATTCCCACCTCGAGGGAGGCACGTGTAAGAGTTTTAGATAATTAGATACCATTGTATCTTGCTTTGTATTTTTTTGACTAGATGTATTCTACCTCCTTGATGTTATACACATTTCAAGAAACCAAGATTATCCTCACATGTTTTTATGAATGAATTACATAATTAATAAATCTTGGGTAATGTTCTGTATGGGACTGTAGCTAGTGGCCGTTGAGAAATTGAACTACTTACTGCTATAATCTGCTATTATATAGAGGAAACATGGGAGTGAAATTCTGAATTCACATAAGCTAACACTAAAGTCTCAATCTTCTTTGTTGCTCTCTCTTGTTAAATCTTGTAACAATGGAGGAAATGAAGACACCACTAAACATATCAGCAGACAGCAGTTGGTTATCTGATTTGGTAAGGAATTCAAAGCAAATCCATCCttccttttttttctttattCAAAAAATTTGAGTTGCATTTATAGAACTTAGTTtttacttctttttcttttgcaGGAAATGGTGGATGAATACATATTATCTGATAAAGACTGCAACTTGAACTTGAGCATGCTTGATGCGGACGAGGAACAAGATTTTCTATCACATGATGTAGCTAGTGTCTTTGCCTTTGAGGAGCATAGAGAGAGCCTGCGACAATGTTTAAACACAGAGTGCATTTCCACAACTATGAGCGAAACATTTACAGATGAAACGAGTTTTGAGTCTTTTGATAACTTTGATTTTGATTTCGAGAAACCAACTAAGCAGATGAAAACAATCGATCACAGTGCTACTTCACTATCCTCTTATCAGTTGCCGCAGATCTTGTCTTTTGACAATCCAAACCCAACAGAGTTTTATGGGTATGGATATGATCTAAAACAGAAAGAAACAGTGACTTCGGCGTCACGGGGAAACACAAATTTTTCGACTCAAAACTCAAAAGGGTCTTCAAAAACATCGCGAGCTAAGAGGTCTCCAGCTGACATAAATGATCACATTATGGCGGAGAGAAAGAGAAGAGAGAAGCTCAGCCAAAGCTTCATTGCTCTTGCTGCTCTCATTCCGGACTTAAAGAAGGTATGTGATATGTATGTTATTGTTATCTATTTGGCAACATTCTATGTGTTTGTAGAGACTCTGTAAAGTAAAATAAAGGGTGAAACTCTATATAAACTCTTTTGAATACTCTATCTCCAATCAATCTGGGATTTGAGATTTTCCCGATACTAAATACTAATCATGTGTAAATTCTGTTAATTAGATGGACAAGGCTTCGATATTAGCGGAGACAATCAAATACGTGAAAGAGCTTAAGGAGCGTTTGGATATTTTAGAAAAGAAGGCCAAGAATCCACAGGCAGATCAGTGGACGGTCTCTCCGTGTCCATTCAAACCAGAGGTCTATAACGACAAGCATTGCTCATCATCTGATGAGAGTACTGACACTGAAAGTGCTATAGATGGTACTGCCACTGAGTCTCTCTTCAAGATGGAAGCAAGAGTTCTAGAGCAACACATATTGATTCGGATCCATTGCCAAAAGCATAAAGGGCTTCTTGTTAACATCATCGCTGTGATTCAAAGTTTTGAATTATTTGTTGTCAATAACAGTGTTCTAGCTTTTGGAGATTCTATCCTCGACATTACCATCATTGCTGAGGTAAAGGATACAAGACTCATAATTTTTTTTCATTAGTTCTTTCTTTATATTACCATTATTTGTTGCCATTGCATTGTTTGTATATGAATGTTAATATTATATTATTGTACAGATTGGTGAAGGCTACAACTTGACTATAAAAGAACTCGTCGACAATCTACGTATAGCGGCATTGAAGTTTATGTCAGCGTAACATGATCAAGGCAGGAGTGCTGTTGTGGAATACGAGTACTCTCACAAAGAGCAAGTAGAGAATTTGAATTCGCATAAATTTCTTTCAATAAGTATTTTGAAGAGAATGTATCTCAAGTGTTGGGATAGCATAACTTTTGTTTAAAAATGTAGTTAGGCTCACTACTCATTGTTGAGTTtgtttaaataaataatatttgCCTAGCAATATGATAGTTTATACAGTGTGGTCTCTCAAGGTTAAGGTCAAATACCAAACTTTAAGAAATTTTTT includes:
- the LOC127135305 gene encoding transcription factor NAI1, with translation MEEMKTPLNISADSSWLSDLEMVDEYILSDKDCNLNLSMLDADEEQDFLSHDVASVFAFEEHRESLRQCLNTECISTTMSETFTDETSFESFDNFDFDFEKPTKQMKTIDHSATSLSSYQLPQILSFDNPNPTEFYGYGYDLKQKETVTSASRGNTNFSTQNSKGSSKTSRAKRSPADINDHIMAERKRREKLSQSFIALAALIPDLKKMDKASILAETIKYVKELKERLDILEKKAKNPQADQWTVSPCPFKPEVYNDKHCSSSDESTDTESAIDGTATESLFKMEARVLEQHILIRIHCQKHKGLLVNIIAVIQSFELFVVNNSVLAFGDSILDITIIAEIGEGYNLTIKELVDNLRIAALKFMSA